The following coding sequences lie in one Candidatus Nitrospira allomarina genomic window:
- a CDS encoding MFS transporter produces the protein MKDSKTFISLCLVGFCSFVSYDMVRRPALALYVESLGAGPFLVGLLVAVSTVTGIALKLPIGLLSDQINRRRLMLGGVLAFAIPPFLYPLTSDLWTLGILRLFHGLATAMFTPLALAMVAELFAKRRGEAFGWYTSATQGGGLLGPMIGGGIVYQFGFAPTFLLAGLFGMLALVFFWLIPQTPTLSRVHQYSVPALWKEMREGLRRVCQIPPILITSSVEAAKMMGNGTLMAFLPLYGLTIGLNAAEIGVLFGVQALTSFIAKPVMGRISDRGARQPLIFGGLCLCGLMVMCIPQIQGYVLLLVVAGAFGFGEAVVTSSTTALVADYSEGKDLGAGMGLRGTIMDIGHAGGPLLAGVLIHALGFGGGFFSIGVLLLLTAAFFGVTMMGIKKPVVL, from the coding sequence ATGAAAGATTCGAAGACATTTATCAGTCTTTGTCTCGTCGGTTTTTGTAGTTTTGTCAGTTATGACATGGTGCGTCGACCGGCCTTGGCTTTGTATGTGGAAAGCCTTGGAGCCGGCCCATTTCTTGTCGGCCTCTTGGTGGCTGTCTCGACAGTAACCGGCATCGCACTCAAACTTCCGATAGGATTGCTCTCCGACCAGATCAATCGAAGACGGTTGATGTTGGGAGGAGTGTTGGCCTTTGCAATTCCGCCTTTTCTTTATCCGCTTACCTCGGATCTCTGGACGTTAGGTATTCTCAGATTGTTTCATGGATTAGCGACCGCAATGTTTACGCCGCTGGCCTTAGCGATGGTGGCAGAGCTCTTTGCGAAACGGCGAGGGGAGGCTTTTGGTTGGTACACCTCGGCCACCCAGGGTGGTGGCCTGCTTGGTCCGATGATTGGGGGGGGTATTGTCTATCAATTTGGATTTGCCCCCACGTTTCTTTTAGCCGGATTATTTGGGATGTTAGCTTTGGTCTTCTTCTGGTTGATCCCTCAGACACCCACACTCTCGCGGGTCCACCAATATTCCGTCCCGGCACTATGGAAGGAGATGCGCGAAGGCCTCCGCCGAGTCTGCCAGATTCCCCCCATTCTCATTACGAGTAGCGTGGAAGCTGCCAAGATGATGGGCAACGGCACGCTGATGGCATTTTTGCCGCTGTATGGATTGACCATCGGATTAAACGCCGCCGAAATCGGAGTTTTGTTTGGAGTGCAGGCGTTGACGTCGTTTATTGCCAAACCGGTGATGGGAAGAATTTCTGATCGTGGGGCCAGGCAGCCGCTGATTTTTGGAGGGCTTTGCCTGTGTGGCCTCATGGTCATGTGTATTCCCCAGATCCAGGGGTATGTTCTCTTATTAGTGGTCGCCGGAGCGTTTGGTTTTGGCGAAGCGGTGGTGACGTCTTCGACCACAGCCCTGGTTGCTGATTATTCAGAAGGAAAAGATCTGGGAGCGGGGATGGGATTACGGGGAACCATTATGGATATCGGACATGCAGGAGGACCGCTCCTGGCCGGCGTACTCATTCATGCCTTAGGTTTTGGAGGAGGGTTTTTCAGTATTGGGGTCCTCTTACTACTGACGGCGGCATTTTTTGGTGTCACAATGATGGGGATCAAAAAACCAGTTGTGCTATAA
- a CDS encoding STAS domain-containing protein, translating to MRREEETFVKVWHIGPIRFRKIMAIEVIIRGIRGATVVDFHGRLDMHSRWHVKAIINQCCHTEQEHLILNLKGLTFVDSAGLGFLVLCSYQFKELRRRISWIQPQGCVGELLQNLQIHELISVCQSEKDALSAVSPS from the coding sequence ATGCGCCGCGAGGAAGAAACGTTCGTTAAGGTCTGGCATATTGGACCGATAAGGTTTCGTAAGATTATGGCCATTGAAGTCATTATACGTGGAATTCGAGGCGCCACCGTCGTAGATTTTCATGGTCGATTAGATATGCATTCCCGATGGCATGTTAAGGCCATTATTAATCAATGTTGCCATACCGAACAAGAGCATCTGATTCTTAACCTCAAAGGCTTAACATTTGTGGATAGTGCTGGATTAGGTTTTCTGGTGTTGTGCTCCTATCAATTCAAGGAATTACGTCGCAGGATAAGTTGGATTCAACCACAAGGATGTGTCGGGGAATTGCTTCAAAATCTCCAAATCCATGAACTCATCTCAGTGTGCCAGTCCGAAAAGGACGCCCTATCTGCAGTCTCTCCCTCCTAA
- a CDS encoding helicase-related protein — MPPAIHPVDLIEILRQHRLTPAIVFLTSRRACDEAIDTFAHSSARMSTQRSEAIREFLEKFTKNFPSVEHHPLIPVVQEFGVAAHHAGHLPSWKIAIEELMRQGLLDAVFATTTLAAGVDFPARTVVITQSSVRKSQDFTDLTNSEIQQLAGRGGRRGKDLVGVVVITPSPYIDLNILGKGLTGYPEPIDSQFVVSYPMVLNLLKAHSLDQIEGLLAKSFAQFQLNQRSSIHQDHLDQIKDQLTPYGPRECADWITQWKGFDLARRRKAHRHPIVTNDTPFLTACLPFLTPGRLIGLPKGPAIILRQYRSRGTFAPMLSVIRAKGTLGECPAHSVTQVYDRLFEFQPSRTIPWCQPQVLAQLKKELSQLPARLPTVPILPETQETDDPLLAEVLTEEFPCPTCPSHPACKKDFPLASKLRQKSQQLTKTIQALRDGLWHRFQQKADVLHKFGYITANSQLTADGEWARLIRINHSLLITELIRMEAFSGIAPGLLAGVMASISHDDDRPGSYMRLPSGLASMLTQVRAVADSLSPYEPPPLLRSDVAALVESWIGNPQLTWASLVRSTSMAEGDVYRLLARTLEFLSQIYGLKVTHPGLADTAHSAMVTMRREVLQELP, encoded by the coding sequence ATGCCACCGGCCATTCATCCTGTTGATCTCATAGAAATACTCCGCCAGCATCGCTTGACTCCGGCGATTGTCTTTTTGACCTCCCGCCGGGCCTGCGATGAGGCAATTGATACCTTTGCCCACAGTTCCGCCAGGATGTCGACTCAACGTTCGGAGGCTATTCGGGAGTTTCTGGAGAAATTCACCAAAAACTTCCCGAGTGTTGAGCATCACCCCTTAATTCCTGTCGTGCAGGAATTTGGAGTCGCCGCTCATCACGCGGGACATCTCCCTTCCTGGAAAATTGCGATTGAAGAACTCATGCGCCAGGGCTTGTTGGATGCAGTGTTTGCCACAACGACCTTGGCAGCGGGGGTCGACTTCCCGGCACGAACCGTCGTGATTACCCAATCCAGCGTACGCAAATCACAGGATTTCACGGATCTGACCAACAGTGAAATTCAACAGTTGGCTGGCCGCGGTGGACGGCGAGGCAAAGATTTGGTGGGTGTGGTGGTCATTACGCCCTCTCCTTACATTGACTTAAACATCCTTGGCAAAGGACTCACAGGCTATCCGGAACCGATCGACAGCCAATTTGTGGTGTCCTATCCCATGGTGCTAAATCTGCTCAAGGCCCATTCCCTGGATCAGATTGAGGGACTACTCGCAAAAAGCTTTGCGCAATTTCAGCTGAATCAACGATCAAGCATCCATCAAGATCATCTGGATCAGATCAAGGACCAATTAACACCCTATGGACCTCGGGAATGCGCCGATTGGATCACTCAGTGGAAAGGCTTTGATCTGGCCCGCCGCCGCAAAGCGCACCGACATCCTATTGTAACCAACGACACGCCATTCTTGACGGCCTGCCTGCCATTTCTGACTCCAGGGCGCCTCATCGGACTGCCAAAAGGTCCGGCGATTATTCTTCGTCAGTATCGAAGCCGTGGAACCTTTGCTCCAATGTTGTCTGTGATTCGGGCGAAAGGCACTCTGGGTGAGTGTCCTGCCCATTCGGTCACTCAGGTCTACGACCGCCTCTTTGAGTTTCAGCCCTCTCGCACTATTCCCTGGTGTCAGCCTCAGGTGCTCGCTCAACTCAAGAAAGAGCTTTCCCAATTGCCTGCGCGTCTGCCCACCGTTCCGATTTTGCCGGAAACCCAGGAAACAGACGATCCGCTCCTTGCAGAAGTATTAACAGAGGAATTTCCCTGTCCCACCTGTCCCTCCCACCCGGCCTGCAAAAAAGACTTCCCCCTGGCGTCGAAACTTCGCCAGAAATCCCAGCAGTTGACCAAAACGATTCAAGCACTCCGTGATGGATTGTGGCACCGGTTTCAACAAAAAGCCGACGTACTCCATAAATTCGGATATATCACCGCCAATTCGCAACTCACGGCTGACGGGGAATGGGCTAGACTCATTCGGATTAACCATTCCCTACTCATCACAGAACTGATTCGTATGGAGGCCTTCTCAGGTATTGCTCCAGGATTGTTAGCGGGCGTGATGGCGAGTATATCCCATGATGATGATCGCCCAGGATCCTACATGCGCCTCCCGTCTGGACTGGCCTCCATGTTGACACAGGTGCGGGCGGTCGCTGATTCCTTGAGCCCGTATGAACCCCCGCCCTTGTTGCGCTCAGATGTCGCGGCACTGGTGGAAAGTTGGATCGGGAATCCCCAACTCACTTGGGCTTCACTGGTTCGTTCCACATCCATGGCCGAAGGGGATGTGTATCGCCTTTTAGCCAGAACCTTGGAATTTCTCTCTCAAATATATGGACTCAAGGTTACGCATCCCGGCTTGGCCGATACCGCCCACTCCGCGATGGTGACCATGCGCCGGGAAGTCCTGCAAGAACTTCCATAG
- a CDS encoding DEAD/DEAH box helicase, producing MHHDDLKRELQSLPVKYLHHMARGRIHRHFRLGKHRLVELMLALPTDQILAIETELQQILTTRQERLAAQEARAAARPPIPASPFQAKNRPNKRRPTFGPFQPSITLKQILEGIGVPEPQPFVPDPWQTEAVEHLAHSDVIVSAPTGSGKTYVAIQAIRQAMALNQTVIYTSPLKALSNTKFMEFTQLFGPDQVGILTGDRRDNAQAPLLVMTTEILRNLFYDAASGEIDLRLHTLGLVILDESQYLADPERGVVWEETIILCPSQARLLLLSASIGNPQDLAEWLQAIRPIPCHLIRHAKRSVPLRGLYLHPTGQLVPLFKNQDILQGKGFTFHPETKQLFAEYEIKPFH from the coding sequence ATGCATCATGATGATCTCAAGCGCGAACTCCAAAGTTTACCGGTAAAGTATTTACATCACATGGCAAGAGGCCGCATCCATCGCCATTTTCGTCTCGGAAAACATCGACTTGTTGAATTAATGCTGGCCTTACCAACGGACCAGATTCTGGCCATCGAAACCGAACTGCAGCAGATACTGACTACCCGCCAGGAACGCCTGGCCGCGCAAGAAGCCCGCGCCGCCGCACGCCCTCCAATTCCCGCTTCACCCTTTCAGGCAAAAAATCGTCCCAATAAGAGAAGGCCCACCTTCGGCCCTTTTCAGCCATCGATTACGCTTAAGCAAATTCTGGAAGGAATTGGTGTTCCTGAGCCTCAACCCTTCGTTCCGGATCCCTGGCAAACCGAGGCGGTGGAACATCTGGCGCATTCAGATGTCATTGTTAGCGCTCCGACGGGAAGCGGAAAAACCTATGTCGCCATTCAAGCGATCAGACAGGCCATGGCACTCAACCAAACGGTGATTTACACCTCTCCCCTAAAAGCGCTGTCAAATACAAAATTCATGGAATTCACCCAGCTTTTTGGACCGGATCAAGTCGGAATTTTAACCGGAGACCGGCGTGACAATGCTCAGGCCCCGCTCCTGGTCATGACGACCGAAATTTTGAGAAATTTATTTTATGATGCCGCCAGCGGGGAGATCGATTTACGGCTGCATACTCTGGGGTTGGTCATTCTGGATGAATCCCAATATCTCGCCGATCCAGAACGGGGGGTGGTGTGGGAAGAAACCATTATTTTGTGTCCATCCCAAGCCCGGCTTCTTCTTCTCTCAGCATCTATCGGGAATCCTCAAGATTTGGCCGAATGGCTGCAAGCCATCAGGCCTATTCCATGCCATCTTATCCGCCATGCCAAACGATCCGTTCCGCTTCGAGGGCTGTATCTGCATCCTACCGGACAACTCGTTCCGCTTTTCAAAAACCAAGATATTCTCCAGGGTAAAGGTTTTACCTTTCATCCAGAAACAAAGCAGCTGTTCGCTGAATACGAAATTAAACCATTTCATTAA
- a CDS encoding gamma-butyrobetaine hydroxylase-like domain-containing protein, translating to MTSQASLEPTDMEWLDNGVLGITWSDGHKGVYPVRYLRQHCPCAACTDEWTGELRLKPDSIPLLILLQDIEPVGRYAFRFKWSDGHDTGLYSYTALRRMCQCDVCQPHKPKSKQLL from the coding sequence ATGACTTCTCAAGCATCACTGGAACCGACGGATATGGAATGGCTGGATAACGGGGTCTTGGGCATTACGTGGAGTGATGGGCATAAGGGGGTCTACCCGGTTCGGTATTTGCGACAACATTGCCCCTGTGCGGCATGTACGGACGAATGGACCGGCGAGTTGCGTCTTAAGCCGGACTCTATTCCACTTCTCATACTATTGCAGGATATAGAACCGGTTGGGCGCTATGCCTTCCGATTTAAATGGAGTGACGGGCATGATACCGGGCTATATTCCTATACGGCGCTGCGCCGCATGTGCCAATGCGATGTCTGCCAGCCCCATAAACCCAAAAGCAAGCAACTCCTCTAG
- the recO gene encoding DNA repair protein RecO, whose protein sequence is MPLLKTRAVIIRSQRWGDADRIVTLYSADLGKIRGAARGARRMKTRFGGVLEPFGIVDVTLFQKTPDALGQISQIDLVRNFKALREDLSVMAAAAKMVHMVEMITADRDPNPEMYSALIYALEHLLPDRDLALTTLLFQIHVLGYTGFRPQIDRCTECGNIASPHMPQWFSPRLGGMVCHGCGQRGVGRLLSISKGSLAFIEQARRLPMASLSRLKAIGTVRIEVEEAIEAYFQAVVGKALPTFEQWVS, encoded by the coding sequence ATGCCGCTCTTAAAAACTCGCGCGGTCATAATTCGAAGCCAGCGATGGGGTGATGCGGACAGAATTGTCACGCTGTATTCCGCCGATTTAGGAAAAATTCGAGGCGCGGCTCGGGGCGCTCGCCGGATGAAGACACGATTCGGTGGGGTACTTGAGCCTTTTGGGATTGTTGATGTCACTCTATTCCAAAAAACCCCTGACGCTTTGGGGCAAATTAGTCAAATTGATCTGGTCAGAAACTTTAAAGCTCTACGAGAAGATTTAAGTGTGATGGCAGCCGCAGCCAAGATGGTGCATATGGTGGAGATGATTACGGCCGATCGTGATCCGAATCCGGAAATGTATTCAGCGCTGATATATGCCCTGGAACACTTGCTTCCTGACAGAGACCTGGCCCTCACCACATTATTATTTCAAATTCATGTGCTGGGCTATACTGGTTTTCGTCCACAAATTGATCGATGTACTGAATGCGGAAATATTGCCTCACCTCACATGCCTCAGTGGTTTTCTCCTCGATTAGGGGGGATGGTATGCCACGGTTGTGGTCAACGGGGTGTAGGGCGGTTACTGTCTATTTCTAAAGGCAGTTTAGCGTTTATTGAACAAGCTCGACGACTACCTATGGCCAGTCTGTCCCGATTGAAAGCGATCGGAACCGTCCGGATTGAGGTGGAAGAGGCGATTGAAGCCTATTTCCAGGCAGTCGTCGGAAAAGCTCTTCCCACATTTGAACAATGGGTTTCCTAA
- the era gene encoding GTPase Era, producing the protein MKSGQLAILGRPNVGKSTLLNALVREKIAIVSDKPQTTRNLILGVGHYPEGQLILIDTPGLHTPHHRLNTQMVESALGTLTQSDVVYMIVDSQVLPGPGDRQVLEQIMSSHQERPFQGVFLLLNKADAVAKSRLLPLIDQYRTWFPWREIIPISAKTGVNIPQLVELTFACLPSCSELMYDEDFLTNQPMRHMAAELIREKVLAQTYDELPYAVGVLIEEFQEEPGLTTIRAVILVEKTSQKGIVIGKKGMRLKEIGQSARLDMERLFGMKIYLRMWVKVQEGWRDNVQVLNELGYG; encoded by the coding sequence ATGAAATCAGGCCAATTAGCCATTCTCGGCCGACCCAATGTCGGCAAGTCGACGTTGCTCAACGCATTGGTACGCGAAAAGATTGCCATCGTCTCCGATAAACCACAAACAACGCGAAACCTGATTTTAGGGGTCGGGCATTACCCCGAAGGTCAGCTCATTCTCATCGATACCCCTGGCCTCCATACGCCTCACCATCGCCTGAACACACAGATGGTGGAATCGGCGTTAGGGACCCTGACTCAATCCGATGTGGTCTATATGATCGTGGACAGTCAGGTGTTGCCGGGTCCAGGGGACAGACAAGTCCTGGAGCAGATCATGTCGTCTCATCAAGAGCGACCATTTCAGGGGGTATTTTTATTATTAAATAAAGCCGATGCAGTCGCCAAATCCAGGCTGCTCCCCCTTATTGATCAATACCGTACATGGTTTCCGTGGAGAGAAATTATTCCCATTTCCGCCAAGACCGGGGTAAATATCCCGCAACTAGTGGAATTAACCTTTGCGTGTCTGCCCTCATGTTCGGAATTAATGTATGACGAAGATTTTTTGACCAATCAGCCTATGCGCCATATGGCTGCGGAGCTCATTCGTGAAAAAGTTCTAGCTCAGACATATGATGAATTACCATATGCTGTGGGTGTCTTGATCGAAGAATTTCAGGAAGAACCAGGTCTGACGACCATTCGAGCCGTTATTCTTGTCGAAAAAACAAGTCAAAAAGGGATTGTGATCGGGAAAAAAGGCATGCGCCTCAAGGAGATTGGCCAAAGTGCCCGGTTAGATATGGAACGACTGTTCGGCATGAAGATTTATCTTCGGATGTGGGTGAAGGTGCAGGAAGGCTGGCGCGATAATGTTCAAGTGTTGAATGAGCTGGGATATGGATGA
- a CDS encoding FtsB family cell division protein has product MRPNNKKRASTGLGDDLLERLPMVGAFLMMSVLAGTMFFNADGLPLYFHMRETRQHLTEQVQQLQDINASIEEDIIRIQRDPQRLEELARNRLGMVRQGEVVYQFVEPVPSSFTARP; this is encoded by the coding sequence ATGCGTCCTAATAATAAAAAACGGGCGTCCACTGGGCTTGGGGATGATCTGTTGGAGCGCCTTCCAATGGTTGGGGCTTTTTTGATGATGAGTGTGCTCGCGGGGACCATGTTTTTTAATGCTGATGGATTGCCTTTATATTTTCATATGCGAGAAACGCGTCAGCATTTGACGGAACAAGTCCAGCAATTACAAGACATCAATGCCTCGATCGAAGAAGATATCATCCGTATTCAACGGGACCCGCAACGACTGGAAGAACTAGCCCGAAATCGTTTAGGTATGGTTCGGCAGGGAGAAGTAGTATATCAATTTGTGGAGCCGGTTCCTTCCTCGTTTACGGCCAGACCTTAG
- the eno gene encoding phosphopyruvate hydratase, translating into MSLIQNITSRMILDSRGNPTIEVDVHLASGMAGRAAVPSGASTGTREALELRDGDKKQWMGKGVAKALAGIQKYMLPALRGMEAQDQVSVDSRLIKLDGTKGKTRLGANATLGVSLAVARAAAQELGIPLFRYLGGVSARELPVPMMNIINGGAHADNGLDLQEFMIMPVGAKSFSEALRMGTEIFHHLKAILKSKNMSTAVGDEGGFAPAVRSNEEALDFIVQAIHQAGYRSGKDVVLALDAAASEFFEKKMYHVRNGVKPKMSSGELVEYYAKLVKQYPIVSIEDGLDESDWTGWKQLTDQLGDRVQLVGDDLFVTNVEFLGRGIREGIANAILIKVNQIGTLTETIEAMRMAQRAGYGVVVSHRSGETEDTTIADLAVALNAGQIKTGSLSRTDRLAKYNQLLRIEETLGSAALYRGNAVLPVQA; encoded by the coding sequence ATGAGTCTTATTCAGAACATTACCTCACGGATGATTCTGGATTCTCGCGGGAATCCAACGATTGAAGTGGATGTGCATCTTGCCAGTGGCATGGCTGGTCGTGCCGCTGTTCCCTCCGGAGCCTCCACGGGGACCCGTGAAGCCTTGGAACTGCGGGATGGAGATAAAAAACAATGGATGGGCAAAGGTGTCGCTAAGGCCTTAGCCGGGATTCAAAAGTATATGCTCCCGGCTCTTCGAGGCATGGAAGCCCAGGACCAGGTGAGCGTTGATTCCCGATTGATTAAACTGGATGGAACCAAGGGCAAGACCAGACTAGGGGCCAATGCCACACTTGGCGTGTCGTTAGCAGTGGCTCGGGCTGCGGCACAGGAGCTGGGAATTCCCCTCTTTCGCTATCTTGGCGGGGTTTCGGCTCGGGAATTGCCGGTGCCTATGATGAATATCATCAATGGTGGTGCGCATGCAGATAATGGGCTTGATCTCCAGGAATTCATGATCATGCCCGTTGGGGCGAAGAGTTTCAGCGAAGCCCTCAGGATGGGAACGGAGATTTTTCACCATCTGAAGGCCATCTTGAAATCCAAAAACATGAGCACGGCGGTCGGGGATGAAGGCGGATTTGCCCCTGCCGTTCGGTCGAATGAAGAAGCCCTGGATTTCATTGTCCAAGCGATTCACCAAGCGGGCTATCGATCAGGAAAAGATGTGGTGTTGGCTCTTGATGCGGCAGCCAGCGAGTTTTTTGAGAAAAAGATGTATCATGTGCGGAATGGGGTTAAACCCAAAATGTCTTCAGGAGAGCTGGTTGAGTATTATGCCAAGTTAGTGAAGCAGTATCCGATCGTCTCGATTGAAGATGGGCTTGATGAAAGTGATTGGACTGGATGGAAACAGCTTACGGATCAACTCGGGGATCGTGTTCAACTTGTCGGTGATGACTTGTTTGTGACCAATGTCGAGTTTTTGGGACGAGGGATCCGTGAAGGCATTGCGAATGCTATCTTGATCAAAGTGAACCAAATCGGCACACTCACGGAAACGATTGAAGCGATGCGCATGGCCCAACGGGCCGGCTATGGAGTGGTGGTGTCTCACCGATCCGGTGAGACGGAGGATACGACCATTGCCGATTTAGCTGTGGCGTTAAACGCTGGGCAGATTAAAACAGGTTCCCTGTCTCGTACGGATCGTTTGGCCAAATATAACCAGTTACTCAGGATTGAGGAGACCTTAGGCTCAGCTGCCTTATATCGCGGGAACGCCGTTCTTCCAGTACAAGCATAA
- the gatB gene encoding Asp-tRNA(Asn)/Glu-tRNA(Gln) amidotransferase subunit GatB, translating into MAYEPVIGVEVHAQLQTKTKLFCGCPTSFGLPPNTQVCPTCLGLPGSLPVLNRRAVEMAVRTGLALHCEIMLTNQFSRKNYLYPDLPKGYQISQFDLPICGPGWLDISVHGESKRVRIRRAHLEEDAGKNVHDVPVEGSGVDLNRAGTPLLEIVTEPDLHSSDEVDAYLKTLHDLLVYLDVCDGNMEQGSFRCEPNVSLRPRGQEALGTKVELKNINSFRFAKEALDFEITRQTEALTEGETIRQETRLWDVQKGHTVVMRSKEEAHDYRYFPDPDLLSVRVDAEWVESLRQTIPELPAARMKRFVTEYHLPEYDAKLLTDSKNLADYYEACVKHFPHPKTVSNWVMGELLRELKAANTGPESSPVSPEQLVELLQLVEEGTISLKVARDLFPEFYASGKTPEQLVNEKGLVQVSDEGVLEKLIEEVLAQHSAQVEQYRGGKETVLGFLVGQVMKASQGKANPGKVNALLKQHLAS; encoded by the coding sequence ATGGCCTATGAACCAGTTATAGGAGTTGAGGTGCATGCCCAACTCCAAACGAAGACAAAATTATTTTGTGGCTGTCCGACCTCATTCGGTCTTCCTCCGAATACTCAGGTGTGTCCAACTTGTCTGGGGTTACCTGGAAGTTTGCCGGTGCTCAATCGACGTGCGGTGGAAATGGCCGTACGCACCGGACTCGCGCTTCACTGCGAGATCATGCTGACCAATCAATTCTCCCGAAAAAATTACTTGTACCCTGATCTGCCGAAGGGCTATCAAATTTCGCAATTTGATTTGCCGATCTGCGGACCAGGATGGCTGGACATTTCCGTCCACGGGGAGTCAAAACGCGTGCGCATCCGCCGAGCGCATTTGGAAGAGGATGCCGGGAAAAATGTTCATGATGTCCCTGTGGAAGGCAGTGGTGTCGATTTAAATCGAGCGGGGACCCCGTTATTAGAAATTGTCACCGAACCTGACTTGCATTCGTCCGATGAGGTTGATGCCTATTTGAAAACCCTTCACGATCTTTTGGTCTATCTGGATGTCTGTGATGGGAACATGGAACAGGGGAGTTTTCGTTGTGAACCGAATGTGTCTCTTCGTCCACGGGGGCAGGAGGCTCTTGGGACCAAAGTCGAATTGAAAAATATCAATTCCTTCCGTTTTGCCAAAGAGGCCTTAGATTTTGAAATCACCAGGCAGACAGAGGCATTAACGGAAGGCGAAACGATCCGGCAGGAGACTCGGCTGTGGGATGTTCAGAAAGGGCATACGGTTGTCATGCGAAGCAAGGAAGAGGCTCATGACTATCGATATTTTCCCGATCCGGACTTACTTTCCGTCCGGGTGGATGCGGAGTGGGTTGAATCGTTGCGTCAGACTATTCCGGAACTTCCGGCTGCCCGCATGAAGCGATTCGTGACGGAATATCATCTCCCTGAGTACGATGCAAAGCTTCTGACCGATTCAAAAAACCTGGCCGACTATTATGAGGCCTGCGTGAAACACTTTCCCCATCCGAAAACGGTCAGCAACTGGGTCATGGGCGAATTACTTCGTGAGCTCAAGGCCGCTAACACCGGTCCCGAATCTTCCCCGGTAAGTCCCGAACAATTGGTTGAACTCTTACAATTGGTGGAAGAGGGGACTATTAGCTTGAAAGTTGCCAGAGATCTCTTCCCGGAATTTTATGCCAGTGGGAAAACTCCGGAACAATTGGTGAATGAGAAAGGGCTGGTTCAGGTTTCCGATGAGGGTGTCCTGGAAAAACTGATAGAGGAGGTGCTGGCCCAGCATTCTGCTCAAGTGGAGCAATATCGTGGCGGGAAGGAAACCGTATTAGGTTTTTTGGTGGGCCAGGTGATGAAGGCGTCACAGGGAAAAGCCAATCCTGGAAAGGTCAATGCGCTATTAAAACAGCATCTTGCATCTTGA
- a CDS encoding YtxH domain-containing protein, translating into MATNHSGASAGSVALAFLSGALLGAVTAIMLAPQPGRDSRERITGYARRTGEDLRDIKERATDAVEDVVGRGRELVEEISCAVREALDAGRDAMRREREMKSLD; encoded by the coding sequence ATGGCAACTAATCATTCAGGTGCATCAGCAGGATCGGTTGCGTTGGCATTTTTAAGTGGAGCGCTATTGGGAGCCGTGACGGCGATCATGTTAGCTCCTCAGCCGGGAAGAGATTCCCGAGAACGAATCACGGGCTATGCCCGGCGAACCGGTGAAGATTTGCGAGACATTAAGGAGCGGGCAACTGATGCGGTAGAAGATGTCGTTGGTCGTGGCCGTGAACTGGTGGAAGAAATATCCTGTGCCGTGCGAGAAGCCTTAGATGCGGGTCGGGATGCCATGCGCCGTGAACGTGAAATGAAATCCCTGGATTAA
- a CDS encoding DUF948 domain-containing protein produces MVDLAAIIIAVAFVVLVGYLVPMILQVKRTVGQSERLLIRLNHELPGLLKDVKGTNENILALTDQARLGMDRATIFLNAVGEVGETVNHVHQTVRGKGGALAVGVSSLLAGLKAASSTMRKRVHKEQKGGPSYGN; encoded by the coding sequence ATGGTGGATTTGGCAGCGATCATCATTGCCGTGGCCTTTGTGGTCTTGGTGGGTTATCTGGTCCCCATGATTCTTCAAGTGAAACGCACCGTTGGGCAATCAGAACGCTTGTTGATTCGCCTGAACCATGAATTGCCGGGATTATTGAAAGACGTCAAGGGGACCAACGAAAACATTTTAGCGTTAACCGATCAAGCCCGGCTTGGCATGGATCGGGCCACCATTTTCTTGAATGCAGTTGGAGAGGTGGGGGAAACCGTAAATCATGTTCATCAGACCGTTCGCGGGAAAGGGGGTGCCCTTGCTGTGGGCGTTTCCAGTTTACTTGCCGGACTCAAAGCAGCCAGTTCGACTATGAGAAAACGTGTACATAAAGAACAAAAAGGAGGGCCATCCTATGGCAACTAA